ATTTGAGAGGAGCAGAAAATTAGATGCATTGTCAGTGTAATCTCATACATGGCCAGTTCTTTGTACGAAAAGAGAACAAAGTAGCAAGATCAAATGCAGAGTTATCAGAATACAACAACTACATACCCCGTGTAATGTCACATGTGGCCAGGTCTATGGATTTACTCAGACCTTACCCCGACCTTTTGAAGTAAAGAAATTATTTCtgatagaccctcggctcaaaagAGACAGCAAAGTAGCAAGATACATATGCATAGTCACAatctcaacaaaaaaaaattaggtgagACATAAATGCacattgataaaaaaaaaaaaaaagtttacaaCAGTGAAAATTACTAAGAAAACTATGAGTATTGCTACAAATGAACAAACTTGGATGCTAAGTGGACTGTCCTAAGAAGAAACTAACATCTAATAGCAGCAAGCTAAGCTACATTAAATATTGAACAAAAGAAATGCCTTGAAGACACTCTTGTTTGCTCTATGATCCTTCTTTCAGTCACCCTATGAACGCGCGATACATGAGAAAATCATCTTACTTAAACATTTGAGGTTTCAAATGACTAGTTTTGCGTAGGATTGGATCTGCTTCGAGGTATTCTTCTAAAACTTGATTTAACTTTCTTGAGAGGTTGTTTCTCACTGATTCTTCCATGTTCATGAACTTTTAACATTTGCGATGTTGAAGAAGGCAAAGTTTCTGATGATGAGAAAACGAATCGAGCTGCTTCTGTAGCAGCATTAGGCCTTGAATGTAGTTGAATCGTGATGAGGGCTAGTATAAAAGTGACTAGTAATGTTGAATGGCACTTCATAGTAAGTAAGTTCAATTCAAGTGTAATAGTTGATCAAGATTTGGTGATCATGAgatttatatgtatattggaAATCAATATAAATAGAGTGGTAGATCCAATGTTTGAGGGATCATGTGATGATGCTCCTTTGAAGATACTAAATAAAGCATAACCTTTTTAGATGAGTATTGGTTGTATGTTTTAATGGTATCAAAGCAAACAGAGGTCCAATTGAGATCGAGTTTCACCACCACtcattataaaaatgaatttttaatttcacGTGTTTGGCTCAAACTCAAGCACGCATATGAGGAGGCGTGTCGACGATATATTATACTAATAAGACCtaagcttttagatgagataGTTACACATTTCAATAACTAGAACTCAAGATTCAAGATTAGTTAACTCGAAATTAAGCACGCACGAGAGGAGGCATGTTGAAGATATATTATACTAATAAGACCtaagcttttagatgagataGTTACACATTTCAATAACTAGAACTCAAGATTCAAGATTAGTTAACTCGAAATTAAGCACGCACGAGAGGAGGCATGTTGAAGATATATTATACTAATAAGACCtaagcttttagatgagataGTTACACATTTCAATAACTAGAACTCAAGATTCAAGATTAGTTAACTCGAACTTAAGCACGCACGTGAGGAGGCATGTTGAAGATATATTATACTAATAAAGTTTAAGTTTTTAGATGAGATGGTTATACATTTCGATATTTGGTACtctaaattcaaatttagttaTTATAGTTTCAGAGTGGTCATGTGAGCTAGCACgtgaaaaatatattgtaaacTTTGAAGCCTGGTCAAGTGATCTACTATATTGTTTTTTAACTCTCTATATATATCTTGACACatcattaaaaaattgttttttttattttgttgcaATTAATTTACagataattaataattactAAAATCCAGAGAAAGATTCTGTGCTAGTTTTTTCATCCAGCAAAAACTCTGTGCTTCCATTTTGTTTGTTTCCAAAGTCATGATTTTTCTACCTTAGAAGAGGagcaataaattataatatggaAGATATACATGTGTTTCCCCTTGGTAAAAGATGCtcttaatattttaattctCTTGTTGCAGTCTTGGAAATGTAACTCACTTGTTATTTGGCTTTGTGATGAttggttattattatttttattgtagtaaCATTATAATAGGAGtactaaatttaaataaaaatagagatGGAGGATGTAACACCCCAGCTCTCAAGTCGCAAAACACAAAGAGAGATGTTGAGTATATATAAGTAGAGcagataaataaatatatactagtTAGTTAATATTACAATTTGTAACTTACTTTTAGCTATAATTACGAGACTCAGcttattaattttgtataatttgaaatttgtataatttatttttataatgtaattttgtATCATTGTTTAAAATTCAGATGTTTATGGTgatataaatttgttatttcGAGTTTATACAGAGATAGTTCAATTATAAAAATCCACCCGCGAATGATATAAACGATGCAACTTAAACTGTAGctctaatttataatatatgcaAACAATAGTTATGGAACATAATAAAGTTGATTATAATGGCTATTTGCGAAAGTTTCCTATACAAGTAAGCAGATTTTATCtaagaaaaattattgaaatacaaGTCTTATGTTTCccttattttcaatatcttcttctatttctaaaaatctcttatttctttaatgtatctgagccagtatttaatgtattcgagctacatattatgtacccagtttattttataatgtatccgagctagtTTTTGatgtatccgagctacatattatgtatccaaGCTAGTTTTTAATGCATTCGAgttacatattatgtatccgagatactctttaatgtatccaatctacatattatgtattcgATTTGTGTTACTTTTTAAGAGATTAATATAGTTACAAACTAAAGAGGAATAGATAgtaatttcatatcaaaactaCGTAATTCCTAAAATTTATCCTTTTATCTACTAGTGATGTGTTTTAAAGTCGTCTAGGCCTAAGCTTAAAGCGGATATTTACATTGCTAATGGGGTGAGGAGTGGAGGCTTGAGAGTCCTGAAAATAGAGTGGCCTCAGAAGTGCAGATCCAGACAAATAGAGCACACCCTTTCATTTCCTAGTCCATTTTCAGTTTATACACATTGTCATATTGTAACAAATTTACTAGCATAGAgtgtttatatcaaatcaatacaTATTGTCATGTCTACGGAGACActgattcaaaaatatttggGCCATAGAAGTATGTAATTCTCTTTAGTAATTATAGATATGTAAGTCAAGAATCAAGATACTTCCATGGAGGGACATAAGGCTACACTTGGAGTTGGTCCCTCTTGAGAAGCCTATTACAATGTGCTTATACATGTACAATATATCCACTACTTGTGTtctacaaaaaagaaaatatgtatatattagctaacttcttcaaaaaaaaaaaggcaatagGTGTAATGACATTTTGTTCCTTGTTCCTTTATACCTGTTAAGAATTTCGAATCCTGGATCAGCCTCTGAGTCTATACTAACTTGGGCTTCTACTCCCTTGTTCTATATCTACATTTCGCGAACTAGAAGGATTGAATACCCTTCTATCCCCGCTCAAAAGCCTCATCAAACGTCTTAATCTTTCAGGCATTACATATTTcgattcttcttcttcattaatCTCCCTTGGAATATCGATCACCAACATTCCATGTGATCGATTACTCGTGGAAGCTGTTGAGTCTAAACAAGGATTACACAGGGTGCTAACTTGAGTCTCATTTCCCCAGAACAACACATTGGTTGGAAAAATAGGCAACTCAGTTTCAACTGAAGCCAAAACCAAAGCCGAACCCTCTTCCTCTATCTCCAATGATGATTCCTCAGTCGTTGAAATCGCGTTACGACAAAGAGGACAAGTGGAATGAGAATGAAACCACATATCAATACAATCAACATGAAATCCATGATTACATTTTGGTAAATATCTCATCTTTTCACCTTCAGAAAACTCACAC
This portion of the Solanum pennellii chromosome 12, SPENNV200 genome encodes:
- the LOC107007244 gene encoding RING-H2 finger protein ATL3-like, with amino-acid sequence MDKLDESGVSALLGKFMVGLIIFMFLVVFFIFLFHVYTKWFLNRRRYVDTASDSDGSGTRRKVSAKGLDPLILETIPIVGFDVNEFKDGTLECTICLCEFSEGEKMRYLPKCNHGFHVDCIDMWFHSHSTCPLCRNAISTTEESSLEIEEEGSALVLASVETELPIFPTNVLFWGNETQVSTLCNPCLDSTASTSNRSHGMLVIDIPREINEEEESKYVMPERLRRLMRLLSGDRRVFNPSSSRNVDIEQGSRSPS